From Hartmannibacter diazotrophicus, a single genomic window includes:
- a CDS encoding ABC transporter permease, giving the protein MTDALATARRPQAQGGRLADFFWRHPRMTLAVLLGPPLIWLGVIYLGALATLLVQSFFSIDEFSGLIVYEPTLKSYLELLRPSNFDIIVRTVTMAASVTLASAVIAFPIAYFAARYARGKWKALFYIGVMLPLWSSYLVKVYSWKLILAKEGILTWAFDKLHLTPLLNAVLSIPVIGGNSLSVSYIGTFLVFVYVWLPYMILPMQASLERVPKSLIEASSDLGADPRKTFRHVILPLAFPGAVAGSIFTFSLTLGDYIIPQIVGSSRLFIGQAVYAQQGTAGNLPLAAAFSVVPIAIMILYLAAARRLGAFDAL; this is encoded by the coding sequence ATGACGGACGCCCTCGCGACGGCCCGGCGGCCGCAGGCGCAAGGCGGGCGTCTCGCCGATTTTTTCTGGCGCCATCCCCGGATGACGCTCGCCGTTCTTCTCGGCCCGCCGCTCATTTGGCTCGGCGTCATCTACCTTGGCGCGCTGGCCACCCTTCTCGTCCAGAGCTTCTTCTCCATCGACGAGTTCTCCGGCCTCATCGTCTACGAGCCGACGCTGAAGTCCTATCTGGAACTGCTGCGTCCCTCCAATTTCGACATCATCGTCCGCACCGTGACGATGGCCGCGAGCGTCACGCTGGCGAGCGCCGTCATCGCCTTCCCGATCGCCTATTTCGCTGCCCGCTATGCGCGGGGAAAGTGGAAGGCGCTCTTTTACATCGGCGTCATGCTGCCGCTCTGGTCGTCCTATCTGGTCAAGGTCTATTCCTGGAAGCTGATCCTCGCCAAGGAAGGCATCCTCACCTGGGCCTTCGACAAGCTGCACCTGACGCCGCTGCTGAATGCCGTCCTGTCGATCCCGGTCATCGGCGGCAATTCGCTGTCGGTCAGCTACATCGGGACCTTTCTCGTCTTCGTCTACGTCTGGCTGCCCTACATGATCCTGCCGATGCAGGCCTCGCTGGAGCGGGTGCCGAAAAGCCTGATCGAGGCGTCCTCGGATCTGGGCGCCGATCCGCGCAAGACGTTCCGGCACGTCATCCTGCCGCTGGCCTTCCCCGGTGCGGTGGCGGGCTCCATCTTCACCTTCTCGCTGACGCTCGGCGACTACATCATTCCGCAGATCGTCGGCTCGTCGCGGCTTTTCATCGGCCAGGCGGTCTATGCCCAGCAGGGCACCGCCGGCAACCTGCCGCTCGCCGCCGCCTTCTCGGTGGTGCCCATCGCCATCATGATCCTCTATCTTGCCGCCGCGCGGCGTCTGGGGGCCTTCGATGCGCTCTGA
- a CDS encoding ABC transporter ATP-binding protein, with product MHAVELKNISRHYGPVKAVDGVDLTIAPGEFFAMLGPSGSGKTTCLRLIAGFETPTAGEVSLFGQSLSGVPPYRRDINTVFQDYALFPHMNVAENVAYGLMVKGVGKAERTKAAAEALELVKLSGYGDRKPGQLSGGQRQRVALARALVNRPKVLLLDEPLGALDLKLREQMQEELKLLQKSLGLTFIFVTHDQGEALSMADRVAVFADGRLQQVGSPREVYARPRTRFVADFVGSSNVLPPEITARFGLSGWASLRPEALSLTSPGDQGQSLAGIFVTENYLGPNRRIAVDVAGHRLHALLPAGGETFEPGAAVTLHFAPSDLHALDGDGGRS from the coding sequence ATGCACGCCGTCGAACTGAAAAACATCTCCCGGCACTATGGCCCGGTCAAAGCCGTCGACGGTGTCGATCTCACCATCGCGCCGGGCGAGTTCTTCGCCATGCTCGGGCCGTCGGGATCGGGCAAGACGACGTGCCTGCGCCTTATTGCCGGCTTCGAGACACCAACCGCCGGCGAGGTCAGCCTCTTCGGCCAGTCACTCTCCGGCGTCCCGCCCTACAGGCGCGACATCAACACCGTCTTCCAGGACTACGCGCTCTTTCCGCACATGAATGTCGCCGAAAACGTTGCCTACGGCCTGATGGTCAAGGGCGTCGGCAAGGCGGAACGGACGAAAGCGGCGGCAGAGGCTCTCGAACTCGTCAAGCTGTCCGGCTACGGCGACCGCAAGCCCGGCCAGTTGTCCGGCGGCCAGCGCCAGCGCGTGGCGCTTGCCCGCGCGCTCGTCAACCGGCCGAAGGTGCTGCTGCTCGACGAGCCGCTCGGCGCGCTCGATCTGAAACTGCGCGAGCAGATGCAGGAGGAACTGAAGCTCCTGCAGAAGTCGCTTGGCCTCACCTTCATCTTCGTCACTCATGATCAGGGCGAGGCGCTGTCGATGGCCGACCGCGTCGCCGTCTTCGCCGACGGACGCTTGCAGCAGGTCGGCAGCCCGCGCGAGGTCTATGCCCGTCCGCGCACCCGCTTCGTCGCCGATTTCGTCGGTTCATCCAACGTCCTGCCGCCCGAAATCACCGCCCGCTTCGGCCTTTCCGGCTGGGCGAGCCTGCGGCCCGAGGCGCTGTCGCTGACCTCACCGGGCGATCAAGGCCAAAGCCTTGCCGGCATCTTCGTCACCGAGAACTATCTCGGTCCGAACCGGCGCATCGCCGTCGATGTCGCTGGTCACCGCCTGCATGCCCTGCTGCCTGCCGGTGGAGAGACTTTCGAACCTGGCGCGGCGGTGACGCTGCATTTCGCCCCGTCCGACCTTCATGCGCTCGACGGCGACGGAGGGCGGTCATGA
- a CDS encoding ABC transporter substrate-binding protein: MPKILNATTALAFLFSMTGQVWSAEMMTAIGPGEGEVNIVAWAGYIERGETDKAYDWVTGFEKETGCKVNVKTAATSDEMVALMNEGGFDLVTASGDASLRLIAGKRVQPINVDLIKSWSTVDDRLKDAPWHTVDGVHYGTPYQWGPNVLMYNTDVFKEAPTSWSIVFEETTLPDGKSNKGRIESYDGPIHVADAALYLMSTKPDLGIKDPYELNEDQYKAALDVLRVQRTLVSRYWHDAFVQMDDFKNEGVVASDSWPFQVNVLASEKFPIGSTIPKEGATGWSDTTMMHADAAHPNCAYMWMEHSLSPKVQGDLAAWFGSVPSVPAACTGNELLTDEGCKTNGFDDFDKIHFWKTPVTKCASQGECVPYYRWVSDYIAVIGGR, translated from the coding sequence ATTCCGAAGATCCTGAATGCCACGACTGCGCTGGCATTTCTCTTTTCCATGACCGGCCAGGTCTGGTCCGCAGAGATGATGACCGCGATCGGGCCTGGCGAGGGCGAGGTCAATATCGTCGCCTGGGCCGGCTACATCGAGCGCGGCGAAACCGACAAGGCCTATGACTGGGTCACCGGCTTCGAGAAGGAGACCGGCTGCAAGGTCAACGTGAAGACCGCCGCGACCTCGGACGAAATGGTGGCGCTGATGAACGAGGGCGGCTTCGACCTCGTGACGGCCTCTGGCGACGCCTCGCTGCGGCTCATCGCCGGCAAACGCGTGCAGCCGATCAACGTGGACCTGATCAAGAGCTGGTCGACGGTCGACGACCGGCTGAAGGATGCTCCCTGGCATACGGTGGACGGCGTCCACTATGGCACCCCCTACCAGTGGGGTCCCAACGTCCTGATGTACAACACCGACGTCTTCAAGGAGGCTCCGACGAGCTGGAGCATCGTCTTCGAGGAAACGACGCTGCCGGACGGCAAGTCCAACAAGGGCCGGATTGAATCCTATGACGGTCCGATCCACGTCGCCGACGCGGCGCTCTACCTGATGTCGACCAAGCCCGACCTCGGCATCAAGGACCCCTACGAGCTCAACGAGGACCAGTACAAGGCAGCCCTCGACGTCCTGCGCGTCCAGCGCACGCTCGTCTCGCGCTACTGGCACGATGCCTTCGTGCAGATGGACGACTTCAAGAACGAGGGCGTCGTCGCCTCGGACAGCTGGCCCTTCCAGGTCAACGTGCTCGCATCGGAGAAATTCCCGATCGGCTCGACGATCCCGAAGGAAGGCGCGACAGGCTGGTCCGACACGACCATGATGCACGCCGACGCCGCGCATCCGAACTGCGCATACATGTGGATGGAGCATTCGCTGTCGCCGAAGGTGCAGGGCGATCTGGCCGCCTGGTTCGGCTCGGTGCCGTCGGTTCCGGCCGCCTGCACGGGCAACGAGTTGCTCACCGACGAAGGCTGCAAGACCAACGGCTTCGACGACTTCGACAAGATCCACTTCTGGAAGACGCCGGTGACCAAATGTGCCAGCCAGGGCGAATGCGTGCCCTACTACCGCTGGGTCTCCGACTATATCGCCGTGATCGGCGGCCGGTAA
- a CDS encoding LysR substrate-binding domain-containing protein, whose amino-acid sequence MAFTLRQLQFFVAVAEQGTVSGAAQMLSISQSSVTEAIKDLEQDLGVSLFRRRSRGLDITHDGHQFLRHATKILSDVAEARQVVSVKPAEDAGRLGLGVTSLVAGYVLSDLLARYRRAFPGVEVTTMEDDGNYLEHLLVGGEIDLAVMLLNNLRDRQALQSEILDVSPFRLWLPSGHDLAGRDSITMGDIAGEPLIMLTVDEIEESTRRLLAAFGARPEVAFRTRSVEAVRSLVATGAGVALLPNLVYRPWSLEGDRIVSRDVSGALPVVQVGLVWRRGLTLSDPLRNFIALAQSQRQPRSR is encoded by the coding sequence ATGGCCTTCACCCTCAGGCAATTGCAGTTCTTCGTCGCCGTTGCCGAGCAGGGCACGGTCTCGGGCGCGGCCCAGATGCTCTCCATCTCGCAGTCGTCGGTCACCGAGGCGATCAAGGATCTGGAGCAGGATCTTGGCGTCTCGCTGTTCCGCCGCCGCTCGCGCGGGCTCGACATCACGCACGACGGCCACCAGTTCCTGCGCCATGCGACCAAGATCCTGAGCGACGTCGCCGAGGCGCGGCAGGTGGTTTCGGTCAAGCCGGCGGAAGACGCCGGACGGCTCGGTCTCGGCGTCACGTCGCTCGTCGCCGGCTATGTTCTTTCCGATCTTCTCGCCCGCTACCGTCGCGCCTTCCCCGGCGTCGAGGTGACGACCATGGAGGACGACGGCAACTATCTGGAACACCTGCTCGTCGGCGGCGAGATCGACCTTGCCGTCATGCTGCTGAACAATCTTCGCGACCGGCAGGCGCTGCAGTCGGAAATCCTCGACGTCTCGCCCTTCCGCCTCTGGCTGCCGTCCGGCCACGACCTTGCCGGCCGCGACAGCATCACGATGGGCGACATTGCCGGCGAACCGCTGATCATGCTCACCGTCGACGAGATCGAGGAATCGACGCGCCGCCTGCTTGCCGCCTTCGGGGCCCGGCCGGAGGTCGCCTTCCGCACGCGCTCGGTGGAGGCCGTGCGCAGCCTCGTTGCCACGGGTGCGGGCGTCGCGCTGCTGCCGAACCTCGTCTATCGCCCGTGGTCGCTGGAAGGCGACCGCATCGTCTCGCGTGATGTCTCCGGCGCCCTGCCTGTGGTGCAGGTCGGCCTCGTCTGGCGGCGCGGTCTCACGCTCTCCGATCCCTTGCGCAATTTCATCGCGCTCGCCCAGAGCCAGCGCCAGCCGAGAAGCCGGTGA
- a CDS encoding PhnD/SsuA/transferrin family substrate-binding protein, with protein sequence MESIAALPMYDWPERREEVDGEWAVIRDHLRVNGIKAPDGLVRRNGDMPAVPGGIRDAAGKVIAPDPASLLPDDLDLATLWRHPALVFGQTCWGPMESTGLADHVAVLGQPDYDGIEGGNGPFYSSALVMRLTDVPPETHVAPRTDGKPVLPIDLLRGRRLAYNSLESMSGLLALHHDLETSWLGLDLFAERIETGSHRGSIRAVAEGRADVAAIDARSWQLARGFELASRRLAVVGWTGLRRGLPFIVARGLAPLWTNIAGDILGSRSRSRIGNDR encoded by the coding sequence ATGGAGTCTATCGCCGCCCTGCCGATGTATGACTGGCCGGAGCGGCGTGAAGAGGTCGACGGCGAGTGGGCCGTCATCCGTGACCACCTTCGGGTCAACGGCATCAAGGCCCCGGACGGGCTCGTGCGGCGCAATGGCGACATGCCGGCGGTGCCGGGCGGCATTAGGGACGCGGCGGGCAAGGTGATCGCGCCCGACCCAGCCAGTCTTCTGCCCGACGACCTCGACCTTGCCACCCTCTGGCGTCATCCGGCACTCGTTTTCGGCCAAACCTGCTGGGGGCCGATGGAGTCCACGGGACTTGCCGATCATGTCGCCGTGCTTGGTCAGCCCGATTACGACGGGATCGAAGGCGGCAATGGGCCCTTCTATTCAAGCGCCCTGGTGATGCGGCTTACCGACGTGCCGCCGGAAACCCATGTCGCGCCGCGCACCGACGGAAAGCCCGTGCTGCCGATCGACCTTCTGCGCGGTCGCCGGCTTGCCTACAACAGCCTGGAGTCGATGTCCGGCCTACTCGCTCTCCACCATGATCTGGAAACGTCGTGGCTGGGGCTCGACCTCTTTGCCGAGCGCATCGAGACGGGATCGCACCGCGGGTCGATCCGCGCCGTGGCGGAGGGGCGCGCCGACGTCGCGGCCATCGATGCCCGCTCCTGGCAGCTTGCCCGGGGTTTCGAGCTTGCCTCCCGCCGGCTCGCGGTCGTCGGGTGGACGGGATTGCGAAGGGGGCTACCCTTCATTGTCGCGCGCGGGCTTGCGCCGCTCTGGACCAACATTGCCGGCGATATCTTGGGCTCGCGATCGCGCAGCCGGATCGGGAACGACCGGTAA
- a CDS encoding fatty acid desaturase — MSHRSGRQTRRANARAIEWPTVGLLLACHGLWLATGLFIYPAVPVLALAIMAILVAFHSSLQHEVLHGHPTASRRLNEAFVFLPLGLFYPYRRYRSLHLKHHADERLTDPYDDPESYYRALCDWEALPAALKALLAWNNTLIGRLTVGPALALAGFLMSEVRLLTQSRRVRLAWLLHLAGLVPVLLVVDRVFGIPLWHYAMTSAYGGMSLIAIRSYCEHQWSERPDGRTIIVEKSPLALLFLNNNLHLVHHKRPAAPWYALPALYEAERDKWRAMNEGYVFGNYWQIVRAFAFLPKEPVAHPAWRRTQTAVRSPEAVRHGGEPGLTTGASMPVPARPPKE; from the coding sequence ATGTCACACCGATCGGGTCGTCAGACTCGGCGAGCGAATGCACGCGCCATCGAATGGCCGACTGTCGGCCTTCTCCTTGCCTGCCATGGCCTCTGGCTGGCGACCGGATTGTTCATCTATCCGGCTGTTCCGGTCCTTGCGCTTGCCATAATGGCCATTCTTGTCGCCTTTCATTCCTCGCTCCAGCACGAGGTGCTGCACGGACATCCGACCGCCAGCCGGCGCCTCAACGAGGCCTTCGTCTTCCTGCCGCTCGGGCTCTTCTATCCCTACCGGCGCTATCGCAGCCTGCACCTGAAGCACCACGCGGACGAGCGGCTGACCGACCCCTATGACGATCCGGAGAGCTATTACCGGGCGCTCTGCGACTGGGAGGCGCTTCCCGCCGCGCTCAAGGCGCTTCTTGCCTGGAACAACACGCTGATCGGGCGTCTCACCGTGGGGCCAGCCCTGGCGCTTGCCGGTTTCCTCATGTCCGAGGTGCGTCTTCTGACGCAAAGCCGCCGCGTCAGGCTGGCCTGGCTGCTGCATCTTGCCGGCCTGGTGCCGGTGTTGCTGGTCGTGGACCGTGTCTTCGGCATTCCGCTCTGGCACTATGCGATGACCTCCGCCTATGGCGGGATGTCGCTGATCGCCATCCGCTCCTACTGTGAGCACCAGTGGTCGGAACGCCCGGACGGGCGCACGATCATCGTGGAGAAATCGCCACTCGCCCTGCTCTTCCTCAACAACAACTTGCATCTCGTTCATCACAAGCGCCCGGCAGCGCCATGGTACGCCTTGCCGGCTCTCTATGAGGCCGAGCGTGACAAGTGGCGGGCGATGAACGAAGGTTATGTCTTCGGCAACTACTGGCAGATCGTTCGGGCCTTCGCCTTCCTGCCAAAGGAACCGGTCGCCCATCCAGCCTGGCGCCGGACACAGACTGCGGTTCGGTCGCCGGAGGCCGTTCGCCATGGCGGCGAGCCGGGTCTGACGACGGGCGCCTCCATGCCGGTGCCGGCGCGGCCGCCGAAGGAATAA
- a CDS encoding helix-turn-helix domain-containing protein: MDKRDLADRFQDRLKVLLQRSDLSQSAFAASVGIDRSALSQLLSGASTRLPRVETLLNIAERHGVSLDWLLGLSQDEGITGGLQPSVAIEEVPQGEANQSLLEKWHAEAAGTKIRYVPMRLPDLVRTRAVITYETSHVRRNPETQLNEAAFRLDYNRQPGTDMEVCMPMQRLEEFAAGRGVWTDLPLLARREQMRRMADLVRELYPSFRLFLFDARERFSVPYTVFGPYRAAIFVGEMYLVLNARETVISMQRHFDGLIRVARVNAHEAADFIDGLKVA; this comes from the coding sequence ATGGACAAGCGTGACCTTGCCGACCGGTTCCAGGACCGGCTGAAGGTGCTCCTGCAGCGGTCGGACCTCAGCCAGTCCGCCTTTGCCGCGTCGGTCGGCATCGACCGTTCGGCGCTGTCGCAGCTCCTGTCCGGAGCCTCCACCCGCCTGCCGCGCGTCGAAACGCTGCTCAACATCGCGGAACGTCACGGGGTGTCGCTCGACTGGCTTCTCGGCCTCAGCCAGGACGAGGGCATCACCGGCGGCCTGCAGCCGAGCGTCGCCATCGAGGAGGTACCGCAAGGGGAGGCGAACCAGTCGCTGCTGGAAAAGTGGCACGCCGAGGCAGCCGGCACAAAGATCCGCTATGTGCCGATGCGCCTGCCCGACCTGGTCCGCACGCGCGCCGTGATCACCTACGAGACCTCGCATGTGCGGCGCAATCCGGAGACGCAGCTCAACGAGGCGGCCTTCCGGCTCGACTACAATCGCCAGCCGGGCACCGACATGGAGGTCTGCATGCCGATGCAGCGGCTGGAAGAGTTTGCCGCGGGGCGTGGTGTGTGGACGGATCTGCCCCTTTTGGCCCGGCGCGAGCAGATGCGCCGGATGGCCGATCTCGTCCGGGAACTCTACCCGTCCTTCCGGCTTTTCCTCTTCGATGCGCGCGAGCGGTTTTCCGTGCCCTACACGGTCTTCGGTCCCTACCGCGCGGCGATCTTCGTCGGCGAGATGTATCTGGTGCTGAACGCGCGAGAGACCGTGATTTCCATGCAGCGGCATTTCGACGGGCTGATCCGCGTCGCACGGGTCAACGCGCACGAGGCGGCGGATTTCATCGACGGGCTGAAGGTCGCCTGA
- a CDS encoding amidohydrolase family protein, translated as MAQEASATGTGPTKLVIRNIGLLLSGAMENPILDADTIVAENGRITAIGREKDIDTEGATTLVNAHGSVLSPGLIDSHVHPVAGDWTPRQNQLGWIDSSLNGGVTTMISAGEVHQPGRPRDIVGLKAHAITAQRTFHNFRFGGVKLHAGAPVIEPGMVEEDFKDMAEAGVTLLGEVGLGGVKDGANARQMVAWARKYGMQSTIHTGGPSIPGSGLIGADVVLEADTDVVGHINGGHTALPDAEIRCICEGCKRGLELVHNGNERAALYTLRTARELGELERVILGTDGPAGSGVQPLGIIRMVSMLSSLGDVPAEIAFCFATGNTARMRALDCGLIEVGRAADFVLMDRAQHSAGKDFLDSIQLGDLPGIGMTIIDGIVRTGRSRNTPPATRLPEVVTD; from the coding sequence ATGGCACAGGAGGCTTCCGCCACGGGCACCGGCCCGACAAAGCTGGTGATCCGCAACATCGGTCTGCTGCTCAGCGGCGCGATGGAAAATCCCATTCTCGATGCCGACACGATCGTGGCCGAGAACGGCCGGATCACGGCGATCGGGCGGGAAAAGGACATCGACACCGAGGGCGCGACGACCCTCGTCAACGCCCACGGTTCGGTGCTCTCTCCCGGCCTCATCGACAGCCACGTCCATCCGGTCGCCGGCGACTGGACGCCGCGCCAGAACCAACTCGGCTGGATCGATTCCTCCCTCAACGGCGGCGTGACGACAATGATCTCGGCCGGCGAGGTGCATCAGCCGGGCCGTCCGCGCGACATCGTCGGGCTCAAGGCGCATGCGATCACGGCCCAGCGGACCTTCCACAATTTCCGCTTCGGCGGCGTCAAGCTCCATGCTGGCGCGCCGGTGATCGAGCCGGGCATGGTGGAGGAAGACTTCAAGGACATGGCCGAGGCCGGCGTGACGCTGCTCGGCGAGGTCGGCCTCGGCGGGGTCAAGGATGGGGCCAATGCCCGTCAGATGGTCGCCTGGGCGCGCAAATACGGCATGCAGTCGACGATCCATACCGGCGGGCCATCGATCCCGGGCTCCGGGCTCATCGGCGCCGATGTGGTGCTTGAGGCGGACACCGATGTCGTCGGCCATATCAACGGTGGGCATACGGCCCTGCCGGACGCGGAAATCCGCTGCATCTGCGAGGGCTGCAAGCGCGGCCTCGAACTCGTCCACAACGGCAACGAACGCGCGGCACTCTATACGCTGAGGACCGCCCGCGAGCTTGGCGAGTTGGAGCGCGTCATTCTCGGCACCGACGGGCCGGCGGGCTCGGGCGTGCAGCCGCTCGGCATCATCCGCATGGTCTCGATGCTCTCCTCGCTCGGCGATGTGCCAGCCGAAATCGCCTTCTGTTTCGCCACCGGCAACACAGCGCGGATGCGGGCGCTCGACTGCGGCCTCATCGAGGTCGGACGCGCCGCTGACTTTGTCTTGATGGACCGGGCACAACACTCCGCCGGCAAGGATTTCCTGGATTCGATCCAGCTCGGCGACCTGCCCGGCATCGGCATGACGATCATCGACGGCATCGTGCGCACTGGCCGCAGCCGCAACACGCCGCCGGCGACGCGGTTGCCCGAGGTGGTGACAGACTGA